In Bacillus sp. FJAT-45037, the following are encoded in one genomic region:
- a CDS encoding MBL fold metallo-hydrolase: MKVNILSSGSQGNCIALSSGNTTILIDAGIAKTKIEKRLLEVGVRPDHISAIFITHAHGDHIKGLPLANKYRIPVYAGLEEWKDIKVSVDAELMNNVSPNKSIQINGAFEINAFKTHHDAFESYGYVIKDDEQKCSVCLDTGHADSNMIKAMCGSDIYIIEANHDPNMVEASDYPISVQARILSHIGHLSNEQTAMALVKLIQGSGEQIYLVHLSNKNNLPVLAEMEVKRALTRNGFKSGTHYEIEVI; the protein is encoded by the coding sequence ATGAAAGTAAACATCCTATCATCCGGTTCTCAGGGCAATTGCATTGCCTTGAGTTCTGGAAACACAACAATCTTGATCGATGCTGGTATTGCAAAAACGAAAATTGAAAAGCGGTTGCTTGAAGTGGGTGTCAGACCTGATCATATCTCAGCAATCTTCATTACTCATGCCCACGGGGACCATATTAAAGGTTTACCACTGGCTAACAAATACAGAATTCCAGTTTATGCAGGATTAGAAGAATGGAAAGATATCAAGGTTTCAGTGGACGCGGAATTGATGAACAATGTTTCTCCAAATAAGAGCATTCAAATCAACGGAGCTTTTGAGATAAATGCTTTTAAAACACATCATGACGCTTTTGAATCTTACGGTTATGTGATTAAGGACGATGAACAAAAATGTTCTGTGTGCTTAGATACTGGCCATGCAGACTCAAACATGATAAAGGCCATGTGCGGATCAGACATCTACATTATAGAAGCAAACCACGATCCGAACATGGTAGAAGCTTCTGATTATCCGATAAGCGTCCAAGCAAGAATCTTAAGTCATATTGGGCACCTAAGCAACGAACAAACCGCTATGGCTCTTGTGAAGCTCATTCAAGGAAGTGGTGAACAAATTTATCTGGTGCATTTATCAAACAAAAACAATCTACCTGTTCTTGCTGAAATGGAAGTTAAGCGAGCTTTAACCAGGAATGGGTTTAAGTCTGGAACACATTATGAGATAGAGGTGATTTAG
- a CDS encoding RecT family recombinase — MSNIITKQLAEVKAFTEGELQTIQDTLAKGTTPEQFSLFIRTAAAAGLNPMLNHIYCIVYGGKMSIQVSVEGIMYLAKRVEGYQGVDVQLVYENDEYKAKRVRGEDGRYFWDVEHEMSSDPGQVIGCYAFAYREGFPPVFEYLKADEVEHNLKGNNAGLWKKYYNDMFKKHVVKRAAKRQYGIEISEEDVSPSGNDIPEYKQERKDITPNEAPQTTQHDQEIVQDPLDEAKYQMKAKFQEMNITTPEAMTEYIQKHAKPKGKKPTLSEMQGLLKIMDIHIEEMNSIENDGLE; from the coding sequence ATGTCAAACATTATCACTAAGCAACTTGCAGAAGTAAAAGCGTTCACTGAAGGTGAATTACAAACGATCCAAGACACATTAGCGAAAGGAACCACACCAGAACAGTTTAGTTTGTTCATTCGAACAGCAGCGGCAGCGGGTCTTAATCCAATGCTTAATCATATTTATTGCATCGTATATGGTGGCAAGATGTCCATTCAAGTAAGTGTAGAGGGCATTATGTACTTGGCTAAACGTGTAGAAGGCTACCAAGGTGTAGACGTTCAATTAGTCTATGAAAACGATGAATACAAGGCTAAGAGAGTACGTGGTGAGGATGGCCGTTACTTCTGGGACGTTGAGCATGAAATGAGCAGTGATCCAGGACAAGTTATTGGATGTTATGCCTTTGCTTACCGCGAAGGGTTTCCACCAGTATTCGAATACTTAAAAGCCGATGAGGTAGAGCACAACCTTAAAGGCAACAATGCTGGACTTTGGAAGAAATATTATAACGACATGTTCAAAAAGCATGTAGTGAAAAGAGCTGCAAAGCGTCAATACGGCATTGAAATTAGCGAAGAAGATGTTTCCCCTAGTGGTAATGATATTCCTGAATACAAGCAAGAGCGTAAAGATATTACACCTAATGAAGCTCCACAGACTACACAGCATGATCAAGAAATCGTTCAGGATCCACTTGATGAAGCTAAATATCAAATGAAAGCTAAGTTTCAAGAAATGAATATTACAACACCTGAAGCTATGACTGAATACATTCAAAAACATGCAAAGCCAAAAGGTAAGAAGCCTACATTATCAGAAATGCAAGGACTTCTAAAGATTATGGATATTCACATCGAAGAGATGAATTCAATAGAAAACGATGGATTGGAGTGA
- a CDS encoding DUF6906 family protein → MKQGKRPTRTQKESIKLSGINPNNWLVSKANGNQLLLIHRETGTTKLIYS, encoded by the coding sequence ATGAAACAAGGTAAGCGTCCAACACGCACTCAAAAAGAATCTATTAAACTATCAGGTATTAATCCAAATAACTGGCTTGTAAGCAAAGCTAATGGCAATCAGCTGCTATTAATCCATAGAGAAACAGGCACAACAAAACTAATTTACTCATAA
- a CDS encoding AAA family ATPase has translation MQIIFKELFLSGFKNHRDLQVNFGEETKISGDNTKGKSSVLEASTFLLYGTDTFGSKLDPTPVTYEADETSVSLLFSVDGKDVKLTRELKKGKAKYLVNDVPSKAGDFNEVVANLGDKDFFLSLYNPQYFFTLHKDKQRSMLLNYIPPMTTKQVLKALPGPQAEKLSELLKKHSLDDVEKIHRDNKVKMQKAHIAAESKTKTLKDQRERLSETQIDIDAVREKDKRIINEIKALEESSHGALDNNRAVDKKRSELALVQDQIEMSKELWVPLKNSKVNEHCETCGQSLDDESTTKASASIETRKSAHKEKHEELVNKKKKLAQELKDLKYIDISEQMERVKQLGNDRQELIEADRLYNQSQSLTAQIEAAEKDEQDKLSNLNDSIFILDSIKDFRSKEAELQGEKVQALFTTLSVRLFEEQKNGDIKPTFVIQMDGKDYNTLSLSESIRAGLELREVLSQQSEVLAPTFVDNAESITTFKGPTGQLITSRVVADQELKIEVSE, from the coding sequence ATGCAAATCATATTCAAAGAATTATTCCTATCAGGATTTAAAAATCACCGCGATCTCCAAGTTAACTTTGGCGAGGAAACTAAGATCAGCGGTGACAATACTAAAGGTAAAAGCTCCGTTTTAGAAGCTTCTACATTTCTATTATACGGAACGGATACCTTCGGAAGCAAACTCGATCCTACACCAGTAACTTATGAAGCGGACGAAACAAGCGTTTCTCTACTGTTTTCAGTTGATGGTAAGGATGTAAAACTAACTCGTGAATTGAAGAAGGGCAAGGCTAAGTATTTAGTAAATGATGTTCCAAGTAAAGCTGGTGACTTCAATGAAGTAGTTGCAAACCTTGGAGACAAAGACTTCTTCTTATCCTTATACAATCCGCAGTATTTCTTCACCTTACACAAGGACAAGCAACGTTCAATGCTGCTGAATTATATTCCACCTATGACAACTAAACAAGTTTTAAAAGCTCTACCAGGACCACAAGCGGAAAAATTGTCGGAGTTACTTAAGAAGCACTCTCTTGATGATGTGGAAAAAATTCATAGAGATAACAAAGTTAAAATGCAAAAAGCTCATATAGCAGCAGAAAGCAAGACCAAGACATTGAAAGATCAACGTGAGCGATTGTCAGAAACTCAAATTGATATTGATGCTGTTAGAGAAAAGGATAAACGGATCATTAATGAGATCAAAGCTTTAGAAGAGAGTTCGCATGGTGCTTTAGATAATAATCGTGCGGTGGATAAGAAAAGAAGTGAGTTAGCACTTGTCCAAGATCAAATTGAAATGTCTAAGGAATTATGGGTGCCTCTAAAAAATTCTAAAGTAAATGAGCATTGTGAAACGTGTGGTCAATCATTAGATGATGAGAGCACAACGAAAGCTTCAGCATCTATCGAGACTAGGAAGAGTGCGCATAAAGAAAAACATGAGGAACTGGTTAACAAGAAGAAGAAGTTGGCCCAGGAGCTCAAGGATCTTAAATATATTGATATCTCTGAACAAATGGAGAGGGTCAAACAACTTGGTAATGACCGCCAGGAGCTGATAGAAGCCGATCGCTTGTATAACCAGTCTCAATCATTAACTGCTCAAATAGAAGCAGCTGAGAAGGATGAACAAGATAAGCTTTCTAACCTTAACGATTCAATCTTTATTTTGGACTCAATAAAAGACTTTCGATCAAAAGAAGCTGAGTTGCAAGGCGAAAAAGTACAAGCATTGTTCACTACGCTTTCAGTTCGATTGTTTGAAGAACAAAAGAACGGTGATATCAAGCCAACCTTTGTTATTCAAATGGACGGTAAAGACTACAACACTCTATCACTCTCTGAAAGTATCAGAGCTGGTCTTGAGCTTAGAGAAGTATTGAGTCAACAAAGTGAAGTCCTGGCACCAACATTTGTCGATAATGCTGAGTCGATCACTACGTTCAAGGGTCCAACTGGTCAATTAATTACTAGTCGAGTGGTTGCTGATCAAGAGTTAAAGATCGAGGTGAGCGAATGA
- a CDS encoding group-specific protein, whose product MIQVQIDEGQVKALTLEKIEEHLKNVDTELVYWDTNELKRRTCMSWGSIQSSFFYHPNFPKHKIGQKWYFPAAAAKKFLLDWIEEQGG is encoded by the coding sequence ATGATTCAAGTTCAAATTGATGAGGGGCAAGTAAAAGCATTAACTCTTGAAAAGATTGAAGAGCATTTAAAAAACGTAGATACGGAACTTGTTTATTGGGATACAAACGAATTGAAAAGAAGAACATGCATGAGTTGGGGATCAATCCAATCTTCATTCTTTTATCATCCTAACTTCCCTAAGCATAAGATTGGGCAAAAATGGTACTTTCCTGCTGCGGCAGCTAAAAAATTTCTTCTTGATTGGATAGAAGAGCAAGGAGGTTGA
- a CDS encoding helix-turn-helix transcriptional regulator, whose translation MSLHRHWLQKIRQQKELTQGYVADNAGIQRAYYAQIELGSRRPSVDVAKSIAIVLDFQWTLFFEDNCSVSRHNDEHLII comes from the coding sequence GTGAGTTTACATCGTCATTGGCTACAAAAGATCAGACAACAAAAAGAGCTGACTCAAGGGTACGTAGCTGACAATGCGGGGATCCAAAGAGCCTATTACGCACAAATTGAATTGGGTAGTAGAAGACCAAGTGTAGATGTAGCGAAATCTATTGCTATTGTACTCGATTTTCAATGGACTCTTTTTTTTGAAGATAATTGTAGCGTTTCGCGACATAATGATGAACATTTAATCATCTAA
- a CDS encoding helix-turn-helix domain-containing protein — translation MLHERLKKLRNELKLTQTQLAEKLDITRGTYAHYEIGKRQPDYETLQKIADFFEVSVDYLLGRTDTPIHIEQESPDENLFFFDEENVTEEELEKLKEHLKYIRWLADQENGKEEKK, via the coding sequence TTGTTACATGAGCGTTTAAAGAAACTACGTAATGAACTTAAATTAACTCAAACTCAACTTGCGGAAAAACTTGATATAACTCGTGGCACTTATGCTCATTATGAAATAGGCAAGCGCCAACCTGACTATGAGACCCTTCAAAAGATAGCGGACTTCTTTGAGGTATCAGTGGATTACCTCTTAGGACGCACTGACACACCCATACATATAGAACAAGAATCACCAGATGAAAACCTATTCTTTTTCGATGAGGAGAACGTAACAGAAGAGGAATTGGAGAAGTTAAAAGAACACTTGAAATACATTCGATGGCTTGCTGATCAGGAGAATGGGAAGGAAGAGAAGAAGTGA
- a CDS encoding ImmA/IrrE family metallo-endopeptidase yields the protein MKYYPTPLESWVSRLYRQLGILSPHDINEHDIARYFRIYLFYKPILSYCYEKGSFKSITIDSRLDKHTQREVFFHELCHLLRHCGWQSGMLEKAFKELQEYDSVNFTRYAAIPFHMLNQINFHDENLIMNISEQFGVTETLAAHRIERIKNSAVSRIMEKGVEKYGDLLSQT from the coding sequence ATGAAATATTACCCTACCCCATTAGAATCATGGGTGTCTAGACTATATAGGCAACTCGGCATCTTATCACCACATGATATTAATGAGCATGATATTGCACGTTATTTTCGTATCTATTTGTTTTACAAACCTATCCTTTCTTATTGCTATGAAAAGGGTTCTTTTAAATCAATTACCATTGATTCACGCTTAGACAAGCATACACAAAGAGAAGTATTCTTTCACGAGCTTTGTCATTTACTACGGCATTGTGGATGGCAATCTGGGATGTTGGAGAAGGCTTTTAAAGAACTCCAGGAATATGATTCAGTAAATTTCACTCGTTATGCCGCCATCCCTTTTCACATGCTAAATCAAATAAACTTTCATGATGAAAACCTTATTATGAATATATCTGAGCAATTTGGAGTGACAGAAACATTAGCTGCCCATCGGATAGAACGTATAAAAAACAGCGCAGTGAGCAGAATCATGGAAAAAGGAGTTGAAAAATATGGGGATCTCTTATCGCAAACATGA